From Microbacterium sp. 10M-3C3:
GATCGTCGCCGTCGATCGCCTCGAGCCTCACCGCATCCGCTCCGCCATGCTGCGTGAATCGGCGGCTCTCCGGGCCCGCGTGGGCACCGATTCCGGCACGTCGCGGGTCAGTAGTGCCACGGGAATCCGGTCCAGTCGGGGTCGCGCTTCTCGAGGAACGCATCGCGGCCCTCGACCGCCTCGTCGGTTCCGTACGCCAGTCGCGTCGCCTCGCCCGCGAACACCTGCTGACCGACGAGCCCGTCGTCGACGGCGTTGAACGCGAACTTCAGCATGCGGATCGCCGTGGGCGATTTGCCCAGGATCGTACGGGCCATCGCGATCGCCTCGCGCTCGAGCTCGGCGTGCGGCACGACGCGGTTGACCGCACCGATCTCGTACGCGCGCTGCGCGGAGTACTCCTCGGCGAGGAAGAACACCTCCCGCGCCCGCTTCTGCCCGATCTGCCGCGCGAAGTAGGCCGAGCCGTACCCGGCGTCGAAGGAGCCCACGTCGGCGTCGGTCTGCTTGAAGCGGCCGTGCTCCGCCGAGGCGATCGACAGGTCGCACACGACGTTGAGCGAGTGCCCGCCGCCGGCGGCCCAGCCCGGGACGACCGCGATGACGACCTTCGGCATGAAGCGGATGAGCCGCTGCACCTCGAGGATGTGCAGCCGCCCTGTTCTCGCTGCATCCGCACCGGCCCCTGAGCCTGTCGAAGGGTCGGCCGCGTACGTGTAGCCGTCGCGGCCGCGGATGCGCTGGTCGCCGCCGGAGCAGAACGCCCACCCGCCGTCCTTCGGGCTCGGGCCGTTGCCGGTGAGCAGCACGACGCCGATCTTCGGCTCCTGCCGCGCCGTGTCGAGCGCGTGGTACAGCTCGTCGACGGTGTGCGGGCGGAACGCGTTGCGCACCTCGGGCCGGTCGAACGCGATGCGCGCGATCCGCCCGTCGGGCGAGACGTGCGCCGTGATGTCGGTGTAGCGCTCGTCGGCGGCGGTGGGCACCCACGCCGCCGGATCGAACAGCTCCGAGACCATCAGGCGCCGTTCTTCCCGTCGCGCCAGCGCAGCCACGCCGCGACCGCGTCGAAGTCGGGCTCGCCAGGCGCCCAGCCGAGCGTGAACAGGCGCACGCCGGCGTCGAAGAGCGCGTCGGCGTCGGACTCGTCGCGGCGAGCGAGCTCGTTGGAGACGATCAGCCCCGACACGTCCCGCTCCTCGGTCTCGGCCCACTTCTCGATGACCGACACCTTGTGGCCGAGCTCGTCGGGCGTGACGAAGCTGTGCCAGATGTCGGCGTGACGGGCGACCAGGCGGAGAGTCTTCTGCTCGCCCTTGCCGCCGATCATGACGGGGATGTGGCGGGTGGGCGCGGGGTTGAGCTTGCCCCAGCGCGCGACGATGCGGTCCAGGCCGTCGGCGAGGTCGTTCAGACGCGAGCCGGCGGTGCCGAACTCGTAGCCGTACTCGGTGTAGTCGCGCTCGAACCAGCCCGAGCCGGTGCCGAAGATGAACCGGCCGCCGCTGATGTGGTCGATCGTGCGGGCCATGTCGGCCTGCAGGTCGGGGTTGCGGTAGCTGTTGCAGTTCACCAGCGCGCCGAACTCCACCCGCTCGGTCTGCTCGGCCCACGCCGCGAGCATCGTCCAGCCCTCGAAGTGCGCCCCGTCGGGGTCGCCGAACAGCGGGAAGAAGTGGTCCCAGTTGAAGAGGATGTCCACGCCCATGTCTTCCAGGCGCGTGACCGCGTCACGGATCTGGGCATACGTGGCGTGCTGGGGCTGGATCTGCACGCCGAGGCGCACGGGAGTGTCGAGAAGCATGGCGCCAGCCTATTCCCGGCGTCCCCGCCGACCGGCGCGATCCGGGGCAGGATGGGGGGATGCTGCTGCCCGCCGTGGACGAGATCCTGGAGACCGCGCGCGTGGTGGCGCTGCCGCTGTCGACGCGCTTCCGCGGCGTGGACGTGCGCGAGGCGGTCGTGTTCGAGGGACCGGAGGGGTGGACGGAGTTCTCCCCGTTCGTGGAGTACGACGACGCCGAGGCCGCGGTGTGGCTCGCCGGCGCGATCGACTTCGGCTGGATGCCGCGCCCTCGGCGCCATCGCGACAGTGTGCCGGTGAACGCGACGGTGCCCGCGGTGGCGGCCGACGCCGTCGGCGCGGTGCTCGCGCGCTTCGACGGCTGCCGCACCGCGAAGGTGAAGGTGGCCGAGCGCGGTCAGCAGCTGGCCGACGACGTCGCGCGCGTGCGCGCGGTGCGCGAGCTGCTGGGTCCGGAGGGCCGGATCCGGGTGGACGCGAACGGCGCGTGGAACCTCGACGAAGCCGAGCATGCCGTCCACGCGCTCGCGGAGTTCGACCTCGAGTACGTCGAGCAGCCGTGCGGCAGCGTCGAGGAGCTCGCGGAGCTGCGCCGCCGCATCCGGTACCTCGGCATCCCGGTCGCCGCGGACGAGAGCGTGCGCAAGGTCGACGACCCGCTGCACGTGGCGCGAGCCGGCGCCGCCGACCTGCTCGTGATCAAGGCGCAGCCGCTCGGCGGCGTGCGCCGCGCGCTCGTGATCGTCGAGGCGGCGGGGCTCCCCGTCGTGGTCTCGAGCGCCCTGGACACCTCGGTCGGCCTGTCCATGGGGGTCGCGCTGGCCGCGGCGCTCCCCGACCTCCCCTTCGACTGCGGGCTCGGCACCGCGTCGCTGTTCACCGGCGACGTCGCGGCGCCCCCGCTGGTGCCGCACGGCGGCGAGCTGCCCACCGGTCCGGTGGTGCCGGATGCGGCGGCGCTCGACGCGCTCGCCGCCCCGGCCGAGCGCCGCGCGTGGTGGCTCGAGCGGCTCGCCCGTTGCCACGCGCTGCTCGAGCGCAGCGGGCGGAACGGCTAGGACACCAGCAGCGGCACGAGCGCCCCGATCGCGCCTGTCACGCGGCGGCGCGCGGCCTCGCGGTCGTCGCCGGCCATGACGGCGCGCGTCGTCGCCGACTCCCACACGGCCAGCAGCAGCCGGGCCGCGTCGTCGGCGGGCACCGCGAGGCGCACCCGCAGGCGCTCGGCGATGTCGGTGATGAGCTGGACGATGGCCGCCTCGAGCTCGGCGTCCTGCGCGAGGAACGCGCGCGCGAGCTCGGGGTCGCGGAGCGCGTGGATGCGGATCTCGCTGAACAGCAGCACGTCGAGCCGGTCGTCGCCGGGCAGGGTCAGCACGTGCTCGGCGACGGCGAGCAGATCCGGCATCGGCGCGCCCGCCTCCGTCGCCGCGGCGAGTTCGACCACGCGCTCCTCGACGTCGCCGACGCGCGCGGCCGACACGCGCTTGGCGAGCTCGAGGAAGAGCTCCTCCTTCGTGGCGAAGTTGGAGTAGAACGCTCCGCGGGTGAAGCCCGCGCGCTCGCACACGGCTTCGACGGAGGCCGCATCGAGGCCGACCTCGGCGAACACCTCGGCCGCCGCATCCAGGAGTCGCTGCCGCGTCGCCTCGCGACGCGGAGTCGCGGCCGTCGCCTGACTCATGTCGACCCCCCGTTTCACACCGGTCGCTCAGCCAGACGATGCCTGGCGGGGTCTACGATACATCTGTGTATCGGATACAGCGCTGTATCGATCTCCTCTGACAGATCGGAGCATCCGTGTCCACACTCCTCGCCTCGCTCGGGCGCTGGTCGTTCCGTCACGGCTGGCGCGTCCTCGTCGCGTGGGTGCTCGTGCTCGTCGCCGCCGGCGGCGGCGCGCTGCTGTTCAGCCAGGGCACCGACAACGCCTTCTCCATCCCCGGCACCGAGTCCGAAGAGGGCCTCGAGCAGCTCTCGCGCACCTTCCCGCAGGTCAGCGGCACGA
This genomic window contains:
- a CDS encoding 1,4-dihydroxy-2-naphthoyl-CoA synthase → MVSELFDPAAWVPTAADERYTDITAHVSPDGRIARIAFDRPEVRNAFRPHTVDELYHALDTARQEPKIGVVLLTGNGPSPKDGGWAFCSGGDQRIRGRDGYTYAADPSTGSGAGADAARTGRLHILEVQRLIRFMPKVVIAVVPGWAAGGGHSLNVVCDLSIASAEHGRFKQTDADVGSFDAGYGSAYFARQIGQKRAREVFFLAEEYSAQRAYEIGAVNRVVPHAELEREAIAMARTILGKSPTAIRMLKFAFNAVDDGLVGQQVFAGEATRLAYGTDEAVEGRDAFLEKRDPDWTGFPWHY
- a CDS encoding o-succinylbenzoate synthase is translated as MLLPAVDEILETARVVALPLSTRFRGVDVREAVVFEGPEGWTEFSPFVEYDDAEAAVWLAGAIDFGWMPRPRRHRDSVPVNATVPAVAADAVGAVLARFDGCRTAKVKVAERGQQLADDVARVRAVRELLGPEGRIRVDANGAWNLDEAEHAVHALAEFDLEYVEQPCGSVEELAELRRRIRYLGIPVAADESVRKVDDPLHVARAGAADLLVIKAQPLGGVRRALVIVEAAGLPVVVSSALDTSVGLSMGVALAAALPDLPFDCGLGTASLFTGDVAAPPLVPHGGELPTGPVVPDAAALDALAAPAERRAWWLERLARCHALLERSGRNG
- a CDS encoding LLM class F420-dependent oxidoreductase; this translates as MLLDTPVRLGVQIQPQHATYAQIRDAVTRLEDMGVDILFNWDHFFPLFGDPDGAHFEGWTMLAAWAEQTERVEFGALVNCNSYRNPDLQADMARTIDHISGGRFIFGTGSGWFERDYTEYGYEFGTAGSRLNDLADGLDRIVARWGKLNPAPTRHIPVMIGGKGEQKTLRLVARHADIWHSFVTPDELGHKVSVIEKWAETEERDVSGLIVSNELARRDESDADALFDAGVRLFTLGWAPGEPDFDAVAAWLRWRDGKNGA
- a CDS encoding TetR/AcrR family transcriptional regulator; this encodes MSQATAATPRREATRQRLLDAAAEVFAEVGLDAASVEAVCERAGFTRGAFYSNFATKEELFLELAKRVSAARVGDVEERVVELAAATEAGAPMPDLLAVAEHVLTLPGDDRLDVLLFSEIRIHALRDPELARAFLAQDAELEAAIVQLITDIAERLRVRLAVPADDAARLLLAVWESATTRAVMAGDDREAARRRVTGAIGALVPLLVS